From a single Phormidium ambiguum IAM M-71 genomic region:
- the cas10 gene encoding type III-B CRISPR-associated protein Cas10/Cmr2 has product MSIYQRKIIALLDREQRKRNDPTSLVYQLECLAGKQKELLQWWEEEKDLCTPTDLGDFINLWEAIAQSSDRVNLQLNQQFNPQNLVKHPISGQSQPFNTQISHLNINSHSITQENDAEKIFYWLWRFYPELLAKQQNQALLAPAHEILPDCPQHSFRATVSALVGATLNWKTQSKEEPCLLLFTFSPVQEFIKASRKFLDFWSGSYLLHYLSAKLCWLIAEEYGPDAVITPSLWAQEIIDAFILKKYPDFSTYFEQISPDELTPVKRFENQKSTSLSTAGFPNVITALVPGKAAATALGKKLADNLTKEWREIGDKVKADIRSKVIDFLNNENKRENFWREFRKSIARESEIDSLRRDLEKWETESNWEWNRLWDSQLNHTWESYWTVVPLGVKKLTINKDDAEYESWKKAQFDIAQPRWDQPTPTDAEESIYSKFNVGTWWGGLQGRLGKSIQAVKNTRTWNIPVSPGERSSLSGQFSAAHPSLNYQGKFTEGRGLSAGSMRLFWELMAKVYPGLFNGSEKLNCLELTKRMAWQYGGVAECLGIKVSSHLDIDYEKLIRFPNLSSIASARFVYKDLEKQSNIVPSYWQKLESLIQNNKDLSRIAKAKFVIRSSERSFQIPKTDSLNGKNGKNYNGVMFSSKWLAEDMELTKDETSTLRNLVDQAHKESGFGDGSPGDWWVIVLADGDGMGQYVSGTKLKQYSRYLVDRKYEHYLDQAENLQATLTEFNQVFTKLLKTKKRMGPATHVALNRALLDFSNRLVPYITEKRFCGKVVYSGGDDVMAVLPLEDLPEYLRSLRAAWCGNEDPFGEFENYPTSSQPKGCGYWYPKSELKELPSRPHFTMGKDATMSMGIVIAYKSVPLPTVLENLWEAEKERAKKIPGKDGLCFRVIYGGGNTLEALMKGTLLNEWIQLLSPPEENLSPLLYRLAEELPRRASVTEKDKLFSLAAKVIMESREESKKLANFSQILKWLDDWEKWAYTMTENVPANENKPRGTTPEDLGKLLRFSAFWVDKMVQRKKWVEGK; this is encoded by the coding sequence ATGAGCATCTATCAACGTAAAATAATCGCCCTTTTGGATCGAGAACAAAGAAAAAGAAACGATCCAACTAGTCTTGTGTACCAACTGGAATGCTTGGCAGGAAAACAAAAGGAGTTGCTTCAGTGGTGGGAAGAGGAGAAAGATTTATGTACCCCAACTGATCTTGGCGATTTCATCAATTTATGGGAAGCGATCGCTCAATCGTCCGATCGAGTAAACTTGCAACTAAACCAACAATTTAACCCGCAAAATCTAGTCAAACACCCAATTAGTGGTCAATCACAACCATTTAATACTCAAATTTCTCACCTAAATATCAATTCTCACTCAATTACTCAAGAAAACGATGCGGAAAAAATCTTTTATTGGTTGTGGCGCTTTTACCCAGAACTCCTGGCGAAGCAGCAAAACCAAGCTTTATTAGCACCCGCCCACGAAATTTTACCCGATTGTCCGCAGCACAGTTTTCGCGCCACCGTTTCCGCCTTAGTCGGCGCAACCTTAAACTGGAAAACTCAAAGTAAGGAAGAACCTTGTTTATTGCTGTTTACCTTCTCCCCAGTGCAAGAATTTATCAAAGCTTCCCGCAAGTTCCTCGATTTTTGGTCTGGTTCCTATTTACTACACTATTTAAGTGCTAAATTATGTTGGTTAATTGCTGAGGAATATGGCCCTGATGCAGTGATTACTCCCTCGCTTTGGGCACAGGAAATTATTGATGCTTTTATCCTGAAAAAATACCCAGATTTCTCTACTTATTTTGAACAAATTTCCCCAGATGAACTAACACCAGTAAAACGGTTTGAAAACCAAAAATCAACTTCTCTTTCTACAGCTGGTTTTCCCAATGTAATCACTGCTTTAGTACCAGGAAAAGCTGCGGCAACTGCTTTGGGTAAAAAGTTAGCTGATAACTTAACTAAAGAATGGCGTGAAATTGGGGATAAAGTTAAAGCAGATATTAGAAGCAAAGTTATTGATTTTCTCAATAATGAGAATAAACGGGAAAATTTTTGGCGAGAATTTAGGAAAAGTATTGCTAGAGAAAGCGAAATAGATTCTTTAAGACGAGATTTGGAGAAATGGGAAACAGAGAGTAATTGGGAATGGAATAGACTTTGGGATTCTCAATTAAATCATACTTGGGAAAGTTACTGGACAGTAGTACCTTTAGGGGTTAAAAAATTAACAATCAATAAAGATGACGCAGAATACGAAAGTTGGAAAAAAGCCCAATTTGACATAGCTCAACCTCGTTGGGATCAACCAACTCCTACTGACGCTGAAGAAAGTATTTATTCTAAATTTAATGTGGGGACTTGGTGGGGAGGATTGCAAGGACGTTTGGGAAAATCAATCCAAGCAGTAAAAAATACTCGTACCTGGAATATTCCGGTTTCTCCCGGAGAACGTTCTAGTCTTTCTGGTCAATTTAGTGCTGCACATCCCTCTTTAAACTACCAAGGCAAATTTACAGAAGGTAGGGGATTATCGGCGGGTTCGATGCGCTTATTTTGGGAGTTAATGGCTAAAGTTTATCCGGGATTATTTAATGGTTCAGAAAAACTAAACTGTTTGGAATTAACTAAACGGATGGCATGGCAATATGGAGGAGTTGCAGAATGTTTAGGTATTAAGGTTAGTAGTCACTTAGATATTGATTATGAAAAGTTAATTCGCTTTCCTAATCTTAGTTCGATCGCTTCTGCAAGATTCGTCTATAAAGACCTAGAAAAACAGTCAAATATAGTGCCTTCCTATTGGCAAAAATTAGAAAGCTTAATCCAAAACAATAAGGATTTATCAAGAATAGCCAAAGCAAAATTTGTCATTCGCAGTAGTGAACGTTCTTTTCAAATCCCCAAAACCGATAGTTTAAATGGCAAAAATGGTAAAAACTACAACGGGGTAATGTTTTCTAGTAAGTGGTTAGCGGAAGACATGGAGTTAACAAAAGATGAGACTAGCACTTTAAGAAACTTAGTAGACCAAGCACATAAAGAAAGCGGTTTTGGTGATGGTTCACCTGGGGATTGGTGGGTAATTGTATTAGCCGATGGTGATGGGATGGGACAGTATGTTTCTGGTACAAAACTTAAACAATATTCCCGTTATTTGGTTGATAGAAAGTATGAGCATTATCTCGACCAAGCAGAAAATCTGCAAGCTACTCTCACAGAATTTAACCAAGTTTTCACAAAATTACTAAAGACTAAAAAACGCATGGGACCCGCTACCCATGTTGCACTAAATCGCGCTTTACTCGACTTTTCTAATCGCCTCGTTCCCTATATCACTGAAAAACGTTTCTGCGGCAAAGTTGTTTATAGTGGAGGCGATGATGTAATGGCGGTTTTACCTTTAGAAGATTTGCCAGAATATCTACGTTCTTTAAGAGCAGCTTGGTGTGGAAATGAAGACCCATTCGGGGAATTTGAAAATTACCCAACAAGTAGTCAACCTAAAGGATGCGGTTATTGGTATCCCAAATCTGAATTAAAAGAATTACCCAGCCGTCCTCATTTCACAATGGGTAAAGATGCGACAATGAGTATGGGAATTGTGATTGCTTATAAAAGCGTTCCTTTACCAACAGTATTAGAAAATCTTTGGGAAGCAGAAAAGGAAAGAGCTAAAAAAATTCCGGGTAAAGATGGTTTATGTTTTCGGGTAATTTACGGGGGAGGAAATACCCTAGAAGCTTTGATGAAAGGAACTTTATTAAATGAATGGATTCAGCTTTTATCACCTCCAGAAGAAAATCTTAGTCCTTTACTTTATCGGTTAGCAGAAGAATTACCCCGTCGCGCTAGTGTTACTGAGAAAGATAAACTTTTTTCCTTAGCTGCTAAAGTAATTATGGAAAGTAGAGAGGAAAGTAAAAAATTAGCCAATTTTTCACAGATATTAAAATGGCTAGATGACTGGGAAAAATGGGCTTATACGATGACTGAAAATGTTCCTGCCAATGAAAATAAACCTCGGGGAACTACCCCGGAAGATTTGGGAAAACTGTTAAGATTCAGTGCTTTTTGGGTGGATAAGATGGTGCAAAGAAAGAAATGGGTTGAGGGGAAATAA
- a CDS encoding type III-B CRISPR module-associated Cmr3 family protein codes for MQLYAIDPLDVLLFREAKPFVPGEGAWAKGLFPPMSITVFQALRSALEHYETKKRDLEFIGPFLLDADNTLWLPTPKDLLAIRVGRNNSEPTEGSDQDATKNWERVTHLVSVEELSDIWKAISFSSEVVKPMVPPQLEDGEFICGRPESWIKAEALIRYLQGENDYKPEDFHSDPWKAQVLPHIQVESGTRQVKDEDGYFTEVAMRLKPGWKLVAGMSGKNLDEQTVVRLGGEGHRAIVTPINLSIWQDVEKCYKPGKESNFAYLLTPGLAQVGDEPTYGVYPQCWEEKLKGVVSDRAILWGGVSKVSRRLLNSEERQEAEFTLLPQRAFVPPGSVYLFRDTLPENQEVLPVSKPGEQKDWLITFKQLNYGKLLWGKRK; via the coding sequence ATGCAGTTGTATGCGATCGACCCATTAGATGTCTTACTTTTTCGGGAAGCTAAACCCTTTGTTCCTGGGGAAGGTGCTTGGGCAAAAGGATTGTTTCCCCCGATGTCAATTACTGTTTTTCAAGCTTTGCGTTCTGCTCTGGAACATTACGAAACTAAAAAGCGAGACTTAGAATTTATTGGGCCTTTTCTTTTGGATGCTGACAATACTTTATGGTTGCCAACTCCCAAGGATTTATTAGCTATTCGGGTAGGGAGAAATAATTCAGAACCTACTGAAGGTAGTGACCAGGATGCTACTAAAAATTGGGAGCGAGTTACACATCTGGTTTCTGTTGAGGAACTTTCAGATATTTGGAAAGCAATTAGCTTTTCTTCGGAAGTAGTTAAACCAATGGTTCCGCCGCAACTAGAGGATGGAGAATTTATCTGTGGTCGCCCTGAAAGTTGGATAAAAGCTGAGGCTTTAATTAGGTATTTGCAAGGCGAGAATGATTATAAGCCAGAAGATTTTCATTCAGATCCTTGGAAAGCCCAAGTTTTACCGCACATTCAAGTAGAGTCCGGAACGCGACAGGTTAAAGATGAAGATGGTTATTTTACAGAAGTAGCAATGCGCTTAAAACCTGGGTGGAAGCTGGTAGCAGGAATGAGCGGTAAAAACTTGGATGAGCAAACAGTTGTGCGTTTGGGAGGAGAGGGACATCGTGCGATCGTCACGCCGATAAATTTATCAATTTGGCAGGACGTAGAGAAATGTTATAAACCAGGGAAAGAAAGCAACTTTGCATATTTGCTGACACCAGGGTTAGCACAGGTGGGAGATGAACCGACTTATGGAGTTTATCCTCAATGTTGGGAAGAAAAGTTAAAGGGTGTGGTGAGCGATCGAGCAATTCTTTGGGGTGGAGTTTCCAAAGTTAGCCGCCGTTTACTGAACTCTGAAGAACGACAAGAAGCTGAATTTACATTGCTTCCCCAGCGTGCTTTTGTTCCGCCAGGAAGCGTGTATTTATTCAGAGATACTTTGCCAGAAAATCAAGAGGTATTACCAGTTAGTAAGCCTGGTGAACAAAAAGACTGGTTAATTACTTTCAAACAATTAAATTACGGTAAACTTTTGTGGGGAAAACGTAAATGA
- the cmr4 gene encoding type III-B CRISPR module RAMP protein Cmr4 has protein sequence MINSDTNYLTYMYLLSPLHTGGSSDEGNLMGIAREVHTELPYIPASSLRGRTRSELESQDEYKEVAGRFFGQKIKDGQQPTEGEVWFSDASLLLFPIASYSHQFLWITCPLWLSRWNRWLNNEDLNTLIEEWRSILTNNQNSTKAISPIVGQEVYLQGAKISAAEIVPIPNDASCWRAFSDLPNGNGILNLMQRLIVLSDLDCSTLVEMGLQREVRIAIEETTKTAKTGSFRSEETIPSETVLFFPWGIKLAKKYLIDTSKIDEAARKKAEEDIAKKVEEDKLIRKEISKNILNRRLQFGGLEGLGRGFADCKTISNN, from the coding sequence ATGATTAACTCAGATACTAACTATCTTACTTATATGTATTTGCTCTCACCTCTACATACAGGTGGCAGTTCTGACGAAGGTAATTTGATGGGAATTGCACGCGAAGTTCATACAGAATTGCCCTATATACCAGCTTCATCACTACGCGGTAGAACTCGTTCTGAGTTGGAAAGTCAAGATGAATATAAAGAAGTTGCTGGTCGATTCTTTGGTCAAAAAATTAAAGACGGACAACAACCGACAGAAGGCGAAGTTTGGTTTAGTGATGCTTCTTTGTTATTGTTTCCGATAGCATCCTATAGCCATCAATTCCTGTGGATTACTTGCCCTTTGTGGTTGAGTCGTTGGAATCGTTGGTTAAACAACGAAGACTTAAATACACTTATTGAAGAGTGGCGATCGATCCTGACAAATAACCAAAATTCAACTAAAGCTATTTCTCCAATTGTTGGACAAGAAGTTTATCTACAAGGAGCTAAAATTTCGGCAGCAGAAATAGTTCCAATTCCTAACGATGCTAGTTGTTGGAGAGCTTTTTCTGATCTTCCCAATGGCAATGGAATCTTGAATTTAATGCAAAGGCTTATAGTGTTATCTGATTTAGATTGTAGTACCTTAGTCGAAATGGGGCTACAGCGGGAAGTTAGAATTGCGATCGAAGAAACAACCAAAACAGCTAAAACAGGATCTTTTCGATCGGAAGAAACCATACCTTCAGAAACAGTGCTGTTTTTTCCTTGGGGAATTAAACTAGCTAAAAAATATCTAATAGATACATCGAAAATAGATGAAGCAGCCCGAAAAAAAGCTGAAGAAGATATAGCAAAGAAAGTTGAAGAGGATAAGCTAATCCGTAAAGAAATTAGTAAGAATATTCTGAACAGAAGATTGCAATTTGGCGGTTTAGAGGGTTTAGGGCGTGGCTTTGCTGACTGCAAAACTATTTCAAATAATTAG
- a CDS encoding RAMP superfamily CRISPR-associated protein, protein MNIPDEIWQKFVAAKVSSNSELGEILNSSKFEEYSNEILQISFLDKISWEKVQEKHNSILKQLKKDYKLTCKKIEFIPPPELSHLSATSKLVNIPAGIKNPLQTIYWTNRFLPSTKEEKPRMKILEAAEEAEQTCQPIYRILNQRTRELAGDEKNILTVEFDWRVRVGGNRGFRELLLPVFHPVFGIPYIPASSLKGAARAWAKNNGACQQVKDLLGMLDGQEASAAKVEFLDAFPTHPCLSIDIATPQWSWEGERVVKYQPEPHPLLSLEKAQFVIGLCATARGNQNDVNIVKSWLDKALDLGIGSRVSSGYGIRKFEQNQQQNSGNVRSYDFKLWTQGMYGVNPPTRDNYYVGTVEFRPTAVRGILRYWFRSVALGLYSPAKCKEIEADLFGTIEPQAKAGSILIQVKLVNEEHLENRPHYYEGTIIIKAVSSLHLDLAGKLLILASHLGGIGRGFRRPLHWNNPLGLRGCYWELADEFRLPFHPRETQQPEWLEFFEQLKKSFAKISSFNTPGRGSPGTVKPRYQDVLNTNARIYLVPCANLRHPSDRKINWLKDGVKTEVRGEALGVLYANNNYKGETEDRNGNITGGNRMVGGKREVPSYVLIKSNYYKSQNYQVATIFGVDEVNDRQLFGNSLPNAIEVWNSFLQTSS, encoded by the coding sequence ATGAACATACCAGATGAAATTTGGCAGAAGTTTGTAGCAGCAAAAGTTAGCAGTAATTCAGAATTAGGTGAAATTCTAAATTCTTCTAAATTTGAAGAATATTCAAACGAAATCCTTCAAATCTCTTTTTTAGATAAAATATCATGGGAGAAAGTGCAGGAGAAACACAATAGCATCCTAAAACAACTAAAAAAAGATTACAAGTTGACTTGTAAGAAGATAGAATTTATTCCCCCTCCTGAATTGTCTCATCTATCGGCAACTTCAAAGCTTGTTAACATTCCGGCAGGTATAAAGAATCCTTTACAAACTATCTACTGGACTAACCGCTTTCTGCCTAGCACTAAAGAGGAAAAACCTCGAATGAAAATTTTAGAAGCAGCAGAAGAAGCTGAACAAACTTGCCAGCCAATTTATCGAATACTGAACCAACGTACTCGCGAGTTAGCAGGAGATGAAAAAAACATTCTTACTGTTGAATTTGATTGGCGTGTTAGGGTAGGCGGTAATCGTGGCTTTCGGGAGTTATTGTTACCCGTATTTCATCCGGTGTTTGGAATTCCTTATATTCCTGCTTCTAGCCTCAAAGGTGCAGCACGAGCTTGGGCAAAAAATAACGGTGCGTGTCAACAAGTAAAAGATTTATTGGGAATGTTAGATGGTCAAGAAGCTAGTGCTGCTAAAGTAGAATTTTTAGATGCTTTCCCAACTCATCCTTGTTTGAGTATTGATATTGCTACTCCCCAGTGGAGTTGGGAAGGAGAACGGGTAGTAAAATATCAACCAGAACCTCATCCGTTATTAAGTTTAGAAAAAGCACAGTTTGTAATTGGTTTGTGTGCTACCGCTAGAGGAAATCAAAATGATGTAAATATAGTAAAATCTTGGCTGGATAAAGCACTTGATTTAGGAATTGGTTCTCGCGTCAGTAGCGGCTACGGAATTCGGAAATTTGAACAGAATCAACAGCAAAATTCAGGCAATGTGAGAAGTTACGATTTTAAATTGTGGACACAAGGAATGTACGGTGTCAATCCACCAACAAGAGATAATTACTATGTAGGCACTGTAGAATTCCGTCCTACAGCTGTTAGAGGTATATTAAGATATTGGTTTAGATCTGTTGCTTTAGGTCTATATTCCCCTGCTAAATGTAAGGAGATAGAAGCAGATTTATTTGGTACTATTGAACCACAAGCAAAAGCTGGCAGTATTCTTATTCAAGTCAAGTTAGTAAATGAAGAACATTTAGAAAATCGTCCTCATTATTATGAAGGAACAATTATTATTAAAGCAGTTTCTAGTTTACACCTTGATTTAGCTGGAAAACTACTGATCTTGGCATCTCATTTGGGGGGAATAGGTAGGGGTTTTCGACGACCTTTACACTGGAATAACCCTCTCGGTTTACGTGGCTGCTATTGGGAACTAGCCGATGAGTTTCGTTTACCTTTTCATCCGAGAGAAACACAACAACCTGAATGGTTAGAATTTTTTGAACAATTAAAGAAAAGTTTTGCAAAAATATCTTCTTTTAATACTCCAGGTAGAGGGAGTCCCGGAACTGTTAAACCTCGCTATCAAGATGTGTTAAATACTAATGCCAGAATTTATCTAGTACCTTGTGCAAATTTGCGCCATCCAAGCGATCGCAAAATCAATTGGTTAAAAGATGGAGTTAAAACAGAAGTACGAGGTGAAGCTTTAGGAGTACTTTATGCAAATAATAATTATAAAGGAGAGACAGAAGATAGAAATGGCAATATTACTGGCGGTAATAGAATGGTAGGTGGTAAAAGAGAAGTTCCATCTTATGTGCTAATAAAATCTAACTACTACAAGTCGCAAAACTATCAAGTGGCTACAATTTTTGGTGTAGACGAAGTGAACGACCGCCAACTATTTGGAAATAGTTTACCAAATGCTATTGAAGTCTGGAACTCTTTTTTGCAAACCTCTTCTTAA